A region of Flavobacteriales bacterium DNA encodes the following proteins:
- a CDS encoding DUF5689 domain-containing protein — MKRLSILLAAAGLMFGFASCEKEYDTPPIPEIPVGTIKTIAEVRAMYSGVDSVFTDDLTIRAVVTTDETTGNFYKETYIQDATGGIKLRFTSSSSLSIGDSIRVQLNGGTLTEYNGMLSVDNLDPDESNVILQNNVTVTPVVTTLAQVTGALQGQFIQLDNVEFSDSDLGTSWADPVNQFSVNHNLTDCDGNVVLVRTSGYANFAGDIIPNGNGTIYGVVGVFGNDVQIFIRNPQELTLSGVRCAGGGGGSCDPLAGVNEGFTGYTIGTEVNSNCWRSGVLQGSNKWLCGDNSGDLCAVATGNVSGTQEMWMATPLIQSAGNDMLSFSSAQQNILTSALQVYVSTDYDGNNYSSATWTPVTATVATGADANNTYVSSGSIALNTYLGAGYTGTYAVAFKATMANNSFSLFKVDNVMITQ, encoded by the coding sequence ATGAAAAGATTAAGTATATTATTAGCAGCAGCAGGTTTAATGTTTGGATTTGCATCATGTGAAAAAGAATACGATACACCACCAATTCCAGAAATTCCAGTTGGTACAATTAAAACAATTGCCGAGGTTAGAGCAATGTATTCTGGTGTAGATAGTGTGTTTACAGACGATTTAACAATTAGAGCTGTTGTTACAACAGATGAAACAACAGGGAATTTTTACAAAGAAACTTATATTCAAGATGCTACAGGAGGAATTAAATTGAGATTTACAAGCTCTTCTAGTTTGTCAATTGGCGATTCTATTCGTGTACAATTAAACGGAGGGACATTAACGGAGTATAACGGAATGTTGTCAGTTGATAACTTAGATCCTGATGAAAGCAATGTTATTCTTCAGAATAATGTAACTGTTACTCCTGTTGTAACGACTTTGGCTCAAGTTACAGGAGCATTACAAGGACAATTTATTCAATTGGATAATGTAGAGTTTAGTGATTCTGATTTAGGAACATCTTGGGCAGATCCTGTGAACCAATTTAGCGTTAATCATAACTTAACGGATTGTGATGGAAATGTTGTCTTAGTAAGAACAAGTGGTTATGCAAATTTTGCTGGAGACATTATCCCTAATGGAAATGGAACTATTTATGGAGTAGTAGGCGTATTTGGAAATGATGTTCAAATTTTTATCAGAAATCCTCAAGAATTAACACTTTCTGGTGTGAGATGTGCTGGAGGTGGAGGTGGATCATGTGATCCTTTAGCTGGTGTAAACGAAGGGTTTACAGGATATACTATTGGAACAGAAGTAAATAGCAACTGTTGGAGAAGTGGAGTTTTACAAGGTTCAAATAAATGGTTGTGCGGAGATAATTCAGGTGACTTATGTGCAGTAGCTACAGGTAATGTATCTGGAACTCAAGAAATGTGGATGGCTACGCCATTAATCCAATCAGCAGGAAACGATATGTTATCGTTTAGTAGTGCACAACAAAATATCTTAACAAGTGCTTTACAGGTATATGTTTCAACAGATTATGACGGAAATAATTACAGCTCGGCTACATGGACACCAGTAACTGCTACAGTAGCAACAGGAGCTGATGCAAACAATACTTATGTCTCTTCAGGAAGTATAGCTTTGAATACCTACTTAGGGGCTGGTTATACAGGAACTTATGCGGTGGCTTTTAAGGCTACAATGGCTAATAATTCATTTAGTTTATTCAAAGTAGATAACGTAATGATTACCCAATAA
- a CDS encoding choice-of-anchor J domain-containing protein: protein MKKLYILGVSLMSVGAMTAQTYETKDFEDLSLTSGGWTTQVPVDTTNWYASEQSGDKFAKISNYNGSNNVASEAWLISPSIDLSSATAPMVSFETVMKWAGPVIEVLVSTDYDGTSAPSTATWTDITAGATLDLNDQTWGSWTPSGEVDLTNYISSSVYVAFKYTGSNSDGSTWEVDNILVAETGTQGGGNGPSAPVAKTIVEIQSDVDGNGESNLKNDSVVTGGIVTAVYADANNGGYHIQSGIGAWTGIFVYDQTNVPAIGDSVTFKAVVDEYYGYTQLKGIVDFTIVNQFNSVPATIVSTANAGTEMYESVLCQVVNATCETAPNQFKEWDVNDGSGTIIAHDRFFEYPSVVIGTAYNITGVINYSYQKWSINPRDANDVSVYSSVEENTGVLTSVYPNPTANGYVTVEVSEATELVVMDLLGNVVLSQPLLNTVNTVDVANLAAGNYILKVGTSVQQLMVK, encoded by the coding sequence ATGAAAAAACTTTACATTTTAGGAGTTAGTTTAATGTCTGTAGGGGCAATGACTGCTCAAACGTATGAGACCAAAGATTTTGAAGATTTAAGCCTTACATCTGGAGGGTGGACAACGCAAGTTCCTGTTGATACAACGAACTGGTATGCTAGTGAGCAATCAGGAGATAAATTTGCGAAAATTTCTAATTACAATGGGAGTAACAACGTGGCTTCTGAAGCTTGGTTAATCTCTCCATCAATAGATCTATCTTCAGCTACAGCACCGATGGTTTCTTTTGAAACAGTAATGAAATGGGCTGGACCAGTAATAGAAGTTTTAGTTTCTACAGATTATGATGGAACAAGTGCTCCTTCTACTGCAACTTGGACAGATATTACAGCTGGTGCAACATTAGATCTTAATGATCAAACTTGGGGAAGCTGGACTCCTTCTGGAGAAGTTGATTTAACAAACTACATTAGCTCATCTGTTTATGTTGCTTTCAAATATACAGGAAGTAACTCTGATGGATCTACTTGGGAAGTAGATAATATTTTAGTTGCTGAAACAGGAACTCAAGGTGGTGGAAATGGCCCATCAGCTCCTGTAGCAAAAACAATTGTAGAAATACAGTCAGATGTTGATGGTAATGGTGAATCTAACTTAAAAAATGATAGTGTAGTTACAGGAGGAATTGTTACTGCTGTATATGCTGATGCTAATAATGGTGGGTATCACATCCAATCTGGTATTGGAGCTTGGACAGGGATCTTTGTTTATGATCAAACTAACGTTCCTGCTATTGGTGATTCTGTGACTTTTAAAGCAGTTGTTGATGAGTACTATGGATATACTCAGCTAAAAGGAATTGTTGATTTTACTATTGTTAATCAATTTAATTCAGTTCCTGCTACGATTGTTTCAACTGCAAATGCTGGTACAGAAATGTATGAAAGTGTTTTATGTCAAGTGGTAAACGCTACTTGTGAAACAGCTCCAAATCAATTTAAAGAATGGGATGTAAATGATGGTTCAGGAACAATCATTGCACACGATAGATTTTTTGAGTATCCATCTGTTGTAATAGGAACAGCTTATAACATTACAGGTGTAATTAACTATTCGTACCAAAAGTGGAGCATCAACCCTAGAGATGCTAACGATGTGTCTGTTTACTCTTCAGTAGAAGAAAATACAGGGGTTTTAACAAGTGTATATCCTAACCCAACAGCTAATGGATACGTTACTGTAGAAGTTTCTGAAGCAACGGAGTTAGTAGTTATGGACTTATTAGGTAATGTAGTATTGTCTCAACCATTGTTAAATACAGTTAATACTGTAGATGTAGCGAACTTAGCTGCTGGAAACTATATCTTAAAAGTTGGAACAAGTGTTCAACAGTTAATGGTAAAATAA
- a CDS encoding T9SS type A sorting domain-containing protein encodes MKKILFLISTAFIVNGILAQAPTILGTYLPVVNTEIKQVWIHSGVTGGPAPATLSIPSYGANQPWDYSTLPAAIESGINRNTHTLKTVPTNTYPGNDNGANFPEATHASHWTSPISGFDTVWTYSVVDAEGMHTVGIVSMINVPPLGYQGLEIDVQEQYGGDTGKDLVIPYILEEGTYKKDSSLMITNVPIANSTGVIPNYPITQGPSVVHRYVHKTLEEKGWGTLATPVGTFNDVLLGRSHEQTITYYIQDADNNGSYEDTLHTMTDTSEVFKHFFLRNNTFASSLLMELDTDDTTATANVIYAWYTLPSQIGSIEGNVYLDTISSANPNPAKVPNAEVYLFREHSNFTRNDILDTVRTNSFGTFLFDSIPFGYYRIAARLMNNQGSHSQEHSYLTYFEGTVSNQGNPALGVDWTQCELVNTISPPDETKTGVDIYLRHDTLEVHQNNATPNLLTGVLTGIDLTNSNKQGGDDPMPGIDIIIKLDPSGDPIISTQTDENGEFSFSNLPDGNYKIWVDMPGVEVTSSYNFNVNKGVYNRCEFDFTSNLDSVDRTGQNSAACLTFIQENPKVLDNVSIYPNPFESSAVVTLDLIEGESLTIELYDMTGKLIQTVVNQEFVTGAQQYEIKEVVQSGVYFVKVQIGEETMTKKVVKL; translated from the coding sequence ATGAAGAAAATATTATTTTTAATAAGCACAGCTTTTATTGTTAATGGGATATTAGCTCAAGCTCCAACAATATTGGGAACTTATTTACCAGTAGTAAATACAGAAATAAAGCAAGTTTGGATCCATTCAGGAGTTACAGGTGGACCGGCTCCAGCTACATTAAGTATACCATCGTATGGAGCTAATCAGCCTTGGGATTATTCAACATTACCAGCAGCAATTGAATCAGGAATAAATAGGAATACACATACGTTAAAAACTGTCCCTACAAATACTTACCCTGGTAATGATAATGGAGCTAACTTTCCTGAAGCTACTCATGCTTCACATTGGACTTCTCCAATTTCTGGATTCGATACAGTATGGACTTACTCTGTTGTTGATGCAGAAGGAATGCATACTGTTGGAATTGTTTCAATGATTAATGTGCCGCCGCTAGGTTATCAAGGTTTAGAAATTGATGTTCAAGAACAGTATGGTGGAGACACAGGAAAAGATTTGGTTATTCCTTACATTTTAGAGGAGGGAACTTATAAAAAAGATAGTTCTTTAATGATTACCAATGTCCCGATTGCTAATAGCACAGGAGTGATTCCTAATTACCCAATTACCCAAGGGCCTTCTGTAGTACATAGATATGTTCATAAAACATTAGAGGAGAAAGGATGGGGAACATTAGCAACTCCTGTTGGAACTTTTAATGATGTTTTATTAGGACGTTCGCATGAGCAGACAATAACTTATTATATTCAAGATGCAGATAATAATGGTTCGTATGAAGATACATTACATACTATGACAGATACCTCAGAGGTATTTAAACACTTTTTCTTGAGAAATAATACATTTGCTTCTTCTCTTTTAATGGAGTTGGATACTGATGATACAACAGCCACAGCTAATGTGATTTACGCATGGTATACATTGCCATCACAAATAGGATCAATTGAGGGGAATGTTTATTTAGATACAATTAGTAGTGCTAATCCTAATCCAGCAAAAGTACCAAATGCTGAAGTCTATTTATTTAGAGAGCATAGTAACTTTACAAGAAATGATATTTTAGATACTGTGAGAACGAATAGCTTTGGAACATTTCTTTTTGATAGTATTCCTTTCGGATATTATCGTATTGCTGCAAGATTAATGAATAATCAAGGTAGCCATTCTCAAGAACATTCGTACTTAACGTATTTTGAGGGGACCGTTTCCAACCAAGGAAACCCTGCATTAGGAGTGGATTGGACACAATGTGAATTGGTAAATACCATTTCTCCTCCCGATGAAACAAAAACGGGAGTTGATATTTATTTAAGACATGATACTTTAGAAGTTCATCAGAATAATGCTACTCCTAACTTATTAACTGGAGTTTTAACAGGAATTGATTTGACGAACTCTAATAAACAAGGGGGAGACGATCCAATGCCTGGAATTGATATTATTATTAAGTTGGATCCATCTGGGGATCCTATTATCTCGACTCAAACAGATGAAAATGGGGAGTTTTCATTTTCCAATTTACCTGATGGCAATTATAAAATTTGGGTAGATATGCCTGGAGTAGAGGTAACTTCTTCTTATAATTTTAATGTGAATAAAGGGGTTTATAACCGTTGTGAATTCGATTTTACTTCTAACCTTGATAGTGTGGATCGAACAGGGCAAAATTCGGCTGCTTGTTTAACTTTTATTCAAGAAAATCCAAAAGTATTAGACAATGTTTCGATTTATCCCAACCCTTTTGAAAGTTCTGCTGTAGTTACTTTGGATTTAATAGAGGGGGAGTCGTTAACAATAGAGTTATACGATATGACTGGTAAACTAATTCAAACAGTAGTCAATCAAGAGTTTGTAACTGGTGCACAACAATATGAGATTAAGGAGGTTGTACAATCTGGTGTTTATTTTGTAAAAGTTCAAATAGGAGAAGAAACCATGACTAAAAAAGTGGTTAAATTATAA
- a CDS encoding TonB-dependent receptor, with protein sequence MKFNKLFFFGLATGLTVSTSAQIDTLTATDSIADFMPNLSSGSDLMESESQSQNVSGLLQSSRDVYSRTAGFNFSAARFRLRGYSSENTLISLGGMPGNDPESGWAIWSYWGGLNDITRYPENVMGIASSTHQFGGIGGSSFIDLKASTKRAGSRFSYALTNRSYDHRIMFTHNTGVLKNGWSLSASLSSRFADGGEGYVEGTNYSAMSYFLSVGKKLNEKHELNLAAFGAPTVQGRRGIATQEIYDLTENNFYNSYWGYQTDPETGETVKRNARVRNNHKTYITLSDDWEINKKSKLSSSVYAVVGRTGSSNVNWNNAADPRPDYYKNLPSYFRLIGDEEGALEAENAWANDPSTRQLDWDAMYLANSKNLHTVDNANGSGTAETGMRSKYILEDARVDPRQYGANLNYQNKLNEKLYLTAGLRGELYTSRNYKKMKDLLGGEYWVDVDQFAERDFADPAIAQNDISTPNKIIRVGDVFGYDYKIHVNSMNAFAQLDYKTNKVDSYIGVQETETVFWREGILANGKFPEESAGVSDKHKFTNFMVKAGATYKITGRHYLQANVQNGTRAPFSRASFISPRTRDQVVDNLESTKILSGDVNYVVRYPNLKARATAFYTQMDDQIWARSFYHDEYLSFVNYAMTNVDQLFTGVEVGFEAKVATVWEVSGAFTKAQYLYTSRPEATITTDNSQELIAEDKLIYLKNYHVGGMPETAASIGLKYNSPKYWYAGANFNYFADIYLSPNPDRRTAEAIDGYFEGDPQIEGIIAQEKLENGYNINIFGGKSFKFSNNTYLRLNLMVNNILDNTDFKTGGFEQLRYDSQNIDKFPSKYGYMYGRSYFLMVSYLF encoded by the coding sequence ATGAAATTTAATAAATTATTTTTCTTCGGTTTAGCCACAGGTTTAACCGTATCAACTAGCGCTCAAATAGATACTTTGACTGCTACAGACTCTATTGCAGATTTTATGCCAAACCTTTCTAGTGGTTCGGATTTAATGGAGTCAGAAAGCCAATCACAAAATGTTAGTGGGTTATTACAATCATCGAGAGATGTCTATTCAAGAACAGCAGGGTTTAACTTTAGTGCTGCTCGTTTTAGACTAAGAGGATATAGCTCTGAAAATACCTTGATTAGCTTAGGTGGAATGCCTGGTAATGATCCAGAGTCTGGTTGGGCAATTTGGAGTTATTGGGGAGGCCTTAATGACATTACGCGTTATCCAGAAAACGTTATGGGAATTGCTTCTTCAACTCACCAGTTTGGAGGAATTGGAGGCTCTTCTTTTATCGACTTAAAAGCTTCAACGAAAAGAGCTGGTAGTCGTTTTTCTTATGCTTTAACAAATCGATCTTATGATCATCGAATTATGTTTACTCATAATACAGGAGTTCTTAAAAACGGTTGGTCTTTATCAGCGTCATTATCTTCAAGGTTTGCTGATGGAGGAGAAGGATATGTTGAGGGGACAAACTATAGTGCCATGTCATACTTCCTTTCTGTGGGTAAGAAGTTGAATGAAAAGCACGAATTAAATTTAGCAGCTTTTGGAGCTCCAACTGTACAAGGGAGAAGAGGAATTGCTACACAAGAAATTTATGATTTAACAGAGAATAACTTTTACAATTCTTACTGGGGATATCAGACAGATCCAGAAACAGGAGAAACAGTAAAGAGAAATGCTCGAGTTAGAAATAATCATAAAACCTATATTACGCTCTCTGATGATTGGGAGATTAACAAAAAGTCTAAACTTTCATCTTCAGTATATGCTGTTGTAGGAAGAACGGGTAGCTCTAATGTGAATTGGAATAATGCAGCCGATCCAAGACCTGATTATTATAAAAATCTACCAAGTTATTTTCGTCTAATAGGAGATGAAGAGGGGGCGCTTGAAGCGGAAAATGCTTGGGCAAATGACCCATCTACAAGACAATTAGATTGGGATGCAATGTATTTAGCAAACTCGAAGAATTTACACACAGTAGATAATGCTAATGGAAGTGGTACTGCGGAAACAGGGATGCGTTCGAAATATATCTTAGAAGATGCTAGAGTAGATCCTAGACAGTATGGAGCTAATTTAAACTATCAAAACAAATTGAATGAGAAATTGTATTTAACTGCTGGATTAAGAGGAGAGTTATATACCAGTAGAAACTACAAAAAAATGAAAGATTTGTTAGGAGGAGAATATTGGGTAGATGTTGATCAATTTGCCGAAAGAGATTTTGCAGATCCTGCAATTGCTCAAAACGATATTTCTACACCCAATAAGATTATTAGAGTAGGAGACGTGTTTGGCTATGATTATAAAATACACGTAAATTCTATGAATGCTTTTGCTCAATTAGATTATAAAACAAACAAAGTTGATTCTTACATTGGGGTACAAGAAACTGAAACTGTTTTTTGGAGAGAGGGAATTTTAGCTAATGGAAAGTTTCCTGAAGAGTCGGCAGGAGTTTCTGATAAACATAAATTCACCAATTTTATGGTGAAAGCAGGAGCTACTTACAAAATTACAGGACGTCATTATTTACAAGCAAACGTTCAAAATGGAACTAGAGCACCTTTTTCAAGAGCTTCATTTATTTCTCCTAGAACAAGAGATCAAGTAGTGGATAACTTAGAGAGTACAAAAATTTTATCAGGAGACGTGAATTATGTTGTACGTTATCCAAATTTAAAGGCAAGAGCTACGGCTTTTTATACTCAAATGGATGACCAAATTTGGGCAAGAAGTTTTTATCATGATGAATATTTGTCTTTTGTAAATTATGCGATGACTAATGTGGATCAATTGTTTACTGGTGTTGAGGTAGGTTTTGAAGCAAAAGTGGCGACTGTTTGGGAAGTGTCTGGAGCTTTTACTAAAGCACAATATTTATATACGTCAAGACCTGAAGCAACGATTACAACAGATAACTCTCAAGAGTTAATCGCTGAGGATAAATTGATTTATTTAAAGAATTATCATGTTGGAGGAATGCCTGAAACAGCAGCTTCTATAGGGTTGAAATATAATTCGCCAAAATATTGGTATGCAGGAGCTAATTTTAATTATTTTGCTGATATCTATTTATCACCTAATCCAGATCGAAGAACTGCTGAAGCAATAGATGGTTATTTTGAGGGGGATCCTCAAATTGAAGGAATTATCGCTCAAGAGAAATTAGAGAATGGGTATAATATCAATATATTTGGAGGGAAATCATTTAAATTTAGTAATAATACATACTTAAGATTAAATTTAATGGTTAATAATATATTAGATAACACAGATTTTAAAACAGGTGGTTTTGAACAATTGAGATACGACAGCCAAAACATTGATAAGTTTCCATCAAAGTATGGTTACATGTATGGAAGAAGCTATTTCTTAATGGTATCATACTTATTTTAA
- a CDS encoding endonuclease/exonuclease/phosphatase family protein, with protein sequence MYIKSLLTIILASLITSAIAQKPTLDKNKQYEVAGIGFYNLENLFDTIVDPDTNKILQEDFTPHGKKNFNTERYYKKLNNMAEVISKIGSKTFPDGLAILGVSEIENRTVLEDLVAQKQIKSRNYQIVQYDSPDARGIDVGLLYNPKYFELISSKPFKLDTYSGDQHFRTRDQLLVTGKLNGERIHIIVAHWPSRRGGEKRSAPRRIAAGEVGRAIIDSIQAAEPNAKVVYMGDLNDDPVNKSVKKAMKTVDKIEFVTPKKLYNPMEKFYKNGIGTLAWRDNWNLFDQLILTPGFVTKDNNFDTYKFFKAVVYNKEFLKNDTGSFKGYPHRTYVGPNFMNGYSDHFPVYMVLVKEKK encoded by the coding sequence ATGTATATTAAATCTTTGTTAACAATTATCTTAGCTTCGTTGATAACCTCAGCTATAGCGCAGAAACCAACCTTAGATAAAAACAAACAATATGAAGTTGCAGGCATTGGTTTTTATAACCTAGAAAACTTGTTTGACACAATTGTTGACCCGGATACCAATAAAATTCTCCAAGAAGACTTTACCCCACATGGTAAAAAGAATTTCAATACTGAACGCTATTATAAGAAACTGAATAATATGGCTGAAGTGATCAGTAAAATTGGTTCGAAAACGTTTCCTGATGGACTGGCTATTTTAGGTGTTTCTGAAATCGAAAACAGAACGGTATTAGAAGATTTAGTTGCACAAAAACAAATCAAATCAAGAAATTATCAAATTGTTCAATACGACTCTCCAGATGCTAGAGGAATTGACGTTGGATTGCTTTATAACCCAAAATATTTTGAATTAATCAGTTCTAAACCATTTAAACTTGACACCTATTCTGGAGATCAACACTTTAGAACAAGGGATCAGTTGTTGGTGACTGGGAAATTAAATGGCGAAAGAATACACATCATTGTTGCACACTGGCCATCAAGAAGAGGAGGTGAAAAAAGAAGTGCTCCTAGAAGAATTGCTGCAGGTGAAGTTGGTAGAGCGATTATTGATTCAATTCAAGCTGCTGAACCTAATGCTAAAGTCGTTTACATGGGCGACCTCAACGATGACCCTGTAAACAAAAGTGTCAAAAAAGCCATGAAAACAGTTGACAAAATTGAGTTTGTAACACCAAAGAAACTGTACAACCCTATGGAAAAGTTCTATAAAAACGGTATTGGGACATTGGCATGGAGAGATAATTGGAACTTATTTGATCAATTAATTTTAACTCCTGGCTTTGTTACTAAAGATAATAACTTTGATACTTATAAATTCTTCAAAGCGGTTGTTTATAATAAAGAATTCTTAAAAAATGATACCGGAAGTTTTAAAGGGTATCCACATAGAACTTATGTTGGCCCTAACTTTATGAATGGATATAGTGACCACTTCCCAGTATATATGGTTTTAGTCAAAGAGAAAAAATAA